The segment GTATAGTATTACCTGAATCTCCAAATAAAGATGCTGCTATTTTACCAGAAAAAATAAATGGAAAATATGTAATGTTCCATAGAATAGAACCAGATATATGGTTAGCTTTTTCAGATGATATGATTCATTGGGGAGATTATGTAAGTATAGCAAAGCCTAGAGAAGGATATTGGGATGATGTAAAAATAGGTATTGCAGGACCTCCTATAAAAACTGAATATGGATGGTTATTATTATACCATGGAGTTCAGAATGCACCTAGATTAATATATAGATTAGGATTTATGCTTTTAGATTTAAATGATCCTACTAAAGTTTTAAAAAGAACAGAAAAACCTGTATTAGAACCAGAAGAACCATGGGAAAAGTTTGGTGGAGTACCAATGGTAGTATTTTCTGACGCAATAGTTGAGTATAAAGATCAATATTATATATATTATGGTGCAGCTGATAATTATATAGCATTAGCGACAATTTCAAAAGAAGAAGTTTATAAATGGATAAAAGAATAATATATACCCCATCTCAAGATGGGGTATATATTATTGAGATATATTTTTAATTTTTAAATTATTTTGAGTGATTTTAATATTGAATAAATTATTTTTATAATAAATATTAAATTCCATACTTTTCCAATGTGGTGGTAGCCATGGTTTAAAATTTAGATTTTCTTTTTTATCAATATACATTCCACCGAACCCAAATATTGCCGCTTGCCATGTTCCACCAGAACTTGCTGCATGTAATCCTAGAGCTGTATTCCCTTGATTATCATCTAAATCTACAAGAGCAGTTCTTAAAAAATATTCATAAGCTTTAGAATGGTCTCCAACTGCTAATCCCATAATAGCATACATACTAGGGCTTAGTGAAGATTTATGCATAGTTCTTTTTTCATAATATTCAAAATTAATTTTTTTGGTTTCAAAATCAAATTCTTCAGGTAATAAATGCATTAACATTAGAACATCAGCTTGCTTTATTAATTGATAATTATTTAATTTAGATAAATCTACATTTTTTGGCCATTCAGGCATATTTTTATTATTATAATTTGTAATTATTTTATCTTCAAGATTAAAATATCCTTCAAATTGTTCTATTAAATGAGTATTTTTATACCATGGAATAAAAATTTTATTTGATATTTCTTCCCATTTTATTAATTCGCTCTCAGTTAAATTTATTTTATTTGATATTTTTTCATAACTTTCTGGAAATTTTTCTTTAATAATTTTTATATATTTTAAGGCTTCAATTATATTCCATTTGGCTAAATAATTTGTATAAAAATTATTATTTACATGTTCATGAAATTCGTCAGGACCAATCACATCGTTAATTTCATATCTATCTTTATTTTTGTTATATTCAGCTCTAGAAACCCAAAATCTTGCTGTTTCAAAAAAGATTTCAGCACCATATTCTAAGAAAAATTCCCAATCGTCTGTAGCCCTCAAATATTCTCTTATTGCAAATGCAATATCAGCTGTTATATGATACTCTTTATCTCCTGTCCAAATTCTAACTTTATTACCATAATAATCTTCTCCCCATTTTGGAGTTTCTTCATCGCCTGTATCCGCAGATTCCCAAGGGAATTGAGCTCCCAAATATCCATTTTTTCTTGCATTTTCTCTTGCCTTATCTAATGTATGATATCTATACATTAGAAATGTACGTGCAGCTTTTGGAAATTCGTAAATATAAAATGGTAACATAAAAATTTCAGTATCCCAGAAAACATGACCTTTATAGCCTTCACCATGTAGTCCTTTTGCGCCTATGCTAACTAATTCATCTTCAGGATTTGCAAGTGATAATAGCGAAAAAATATTAAATCTTAAAGCTTTATCTGCCTTTTCATCACCTTCTATTTTTATATCTGCAACATTCCAAAGTTTTTCAAGTTTTTCCTTACTTTTTTTTAAAAGATTATCAACACCAATTTTTCTTGCATTAATTATTTCTTTCAAATTATTTTCATATACGTTTCTATCTCTTCTAGAATCTAAAACACTGGTATAAATGCTTATATTATACTCTTTTTCAGGTTCGGGATCTATGTCTATTGATTGAGCTATAAAATCTATATAATTTCTAGTAGTTTTTGAATGATAGTTTTCAATATCTATAGAAGATAATATACCAACTTTATAATTTTGTTCTTTTGTAGTAGCTTCTAAATATAAAAAATCATCTGAAAGTGTATAATTTGACAAGAAATAATGTTTTACTCTATCTTTTGGATGTAAAAAAGAATTTGTAGTTTTTCCATCAATGAAATATTCTAAAGTTATTCTATCCTTATAGTTTTCTGGAGTTATATTATATTTCATTAAAGCTAAATTTCTTTTGTCATGACTTAAAAATCTATAACCTTCAATTTTTGTAATTCTATTTTTATTATCTTTTAATCTAATCTTTTTATATAGTATTCCTTGTTTCATATCCAATACTCTTATATAATCAAGAATATCACATTTAAGTGGATTTAAATATTCATATTTTAAATATATTCTTAATCCCCAAAAATAAGGTAAATTAACCAACTCTTTAACTTGAGACTCTGATTTATCAAATATACCAGCAACGTATGTTCCTGGAGTCTCATTAGAAAATAAATCTTCAAAAGTGCCTCTTACTCCCAAATATCCATTTGAAAGAGTAAATATAGTTTCTTGTGAATGAGATATTTCAAAATTTTCTTGTTTTATTAACCATTTTTCATCTGATAGGATCATTTTTTCGCCTCCTGAATATGTCTGTTAAAATATCTAAATTTATTTCATTTAATGATTTAACAACTAAGTTAGCATGTGATAATTCATTATAATTATTATGTCTTGCAACCCCTATAGTAAACATTTTTGCATTAATACCAGCATTTATTCCTTCTATGGCATCTTCAATTACAATACAATTTTCTGGAGAAACATTTAATCTATTAGCAGCAATTAAAAAAATTTCAGGATTTGGTTTACCATTAACAAAGTCATAGCCTGTGACAACTGTATCAAAAATATTGTATATACCTAAAGAGTCTAATATTTTTTTAGTGTTTTTACTTGATGAAGCTACTGCTATTTTAATTTTATTATTTTTAAGTTCTTTAATGAAATTCCATGTATCAGTAAATATTTCAGGAGGATTTTTTTCAACATATTCTAAAAAATAATTTTGTTTCTCTTCTGACATTGTAGTTAATATTTCTTCATCAGCATTTATTGCAACAGAAGAGATTCCTTTCATTCTAGGTTTCCCGTCTACTTTTTCTTTATATATTTTAAAATCAAAATAATAACCATATTTTTCAAACATTTTTTTCCATGCTTTGAAATGTAAAGGAACAGTATCAGTAATTACTCCATCCATATCAAATATAACAGCTTCTAACACACAAATTCCTCCTAACCTTTAATTGCTGAAGATTTTCCTGATTCTATAAATTGATTTTGGAAAGATAAAAAAATAATAATCATTGGTATTGTCATAAGAATAGATGCTGCCATCATATATTGCCAAAAAGTGTAATATGATGTTTTAAAGAAATTTAATCCCATAGTCAAAGTATACATAGTTTTATCTGACGTAATTATTAAAGGCCACATAAAATCATTCCAAGCACCTAAAAAAGTATATATTGCTAAAGCACTCATAGCAGGTTTAGCATTTGGGATTACAATAGTAAAAAATGTTTTAATTATTCCAGCACCATCTATTCTTGCAGCCTCTTCTAATTCTTTTGGGAAATTTAAAAAGAATTGTCTCATTAAGAAAAGTCCAAATACACCTGTTAATTTTGGTAAAATTAATCCACTATAAGTATTAACAAGTCCAAATTTTACCATAAGATTGTATTGAGGTATCATAATCACTTGGAACGGAATCATCATTGTAGCCAAGAAAAGAGAAAACCAAAAATTTTTAAATGGAAAATGTAGTTTTGCAAATGCATATCCTCCTAGTGTATCTAAAATCAAATGTCCTATGGTTAATGCTCCTGCATAAAATATAGTATTTAAAATCCATCTTCCATATAGAGGAACAACCTCAAAAATTTTTATATAATTTTTTAAAGTAGCATTAACTCCAAAAACCTTTGGGGGTATTTTAAAAAGATTAATATTAGGAGGCCATTGCATTATATCTATTCCAAATCTTTCTCCAGTATTCGGATCAATACCATTTAATGGGGTAATAGAAACTAAAAATGCCCAAAAAAAAGGGAATAAAGATATTAATGCATAAGATATTAAAATAATATAAGATATAGTTCTTGCTAATTTTATTTTGCTTTTCATAAAATTCACCTCAATATTCTTCTTTAATAAACTTTCTTTGTAAAATAGTTATAAATAATATAATTGCAAATAATATTAGCGCCAATGCAGATGCATAACCCATATTTCCATATTCAAATGCGTTTTTATAAATATAATAAGAAATTGTTATATTTCTCATATTTTTTATTAAGAAATAAATTTGATCAAAAACTTGCATACAGCCTATTGTACCCATAATCATTACAAACAAAATTTGAGGCTTTAACATTGGAACTGTAATTTTCCAGAATATTATTGACGAGGTAGCCCCATCAATTTTTGCTGCTTCATATATTGATGTTGGAATATCTTGTAACCCCGCTAAAAATGTAACCATAAAATATCCTGCAGTTGTCCATATATTCATTACCATAATGGCTGGTAATGCTGTATTTGGATTTTCTAACCAGGCTATTGGTTGAAATCCAAATATTGATAAAAACCTATTTAAAATTCCTGGACGAGAATATATCATCCAAAAAATCATAGATATAGCAGCTGATGATGTAATTGCAGGAATAAAAAAAGTAGCTTTAAAAAACTTTACTCCCTTAATTTTTGAATTAGTAGCTACTGCTAAAACAATAGCTAAGAAAGTTTGAACAGGTACTACAATTATTGAATAAAAAAAAGTATTAAATAATGAAATAATAAAATATTGGTCTTTAAACATTTTTTTGAAATTTTCCAATCCTAAAAAATTAGGAATATATTTTTTAAATTTAGAACTTCCTCTCTTAAGATAAAGATCCATTAAATCAGATATTTTTATCTCTTTATTTAATTTACCATCTACAAAATCCTGTAATAATTTTTTAGTATCAAAATAATTTTTTATTATATTTTCCTTTTCATTATCTAAATTTATCCCAACATCGGATTTAATGAAAGATATTAAATTAAAGTAATCTTTTATCTCATTAATTGAAGAAACTTCATTTTGAAAAAATCCAAGATGAAATTCTAAAGTTTCTTGTGGATTAAAAGTAACTTCTAAATTTCTAGCATTCAAAGGATTATAATCAGTAAAACTATAATAAAAAGCTGCGAAAATAGGATATATTGTAAAAATTATTATTGTTAAAATAATTGGAGATGCAAAAAGATATCCAACTATAGCTTCTTTTG is part of the Marinitoga litoralis genome and harbors:
- a CDS encoding glycoside hydrolase family 65 protein is translated as MILSDEKWLIKQENFEISHSQETIFTLSNGYLGVRGTFEDLFSNETPGTYVAGIFDKSESQVKELVNLPYFWGLRIYLKYEYLNPLKCDILDYIRVLDMKQGILYKKIRLKDNKNRITKIEGYRFLSHDKRNLALMKYNITPENYKDRITLEYFIDGKTTNSFLHPKDRVKHYFLSNYTLSDDFLYLEATTKEQNYKVGILSSIDIENYHSKTTRNYIDFIAQSIDIDPEPEKEYNISIYTSVLDSRRDRNVYENNLKEIINARKIGVDNLLKKSKEKLEKLWNVADIKIEGDEKADKALRFNIFSLLSLANPEDELVSIGAKGLHGEGYKGHVFWDTEIFMLPFYIYEFPKAARTFLMYRYHTLDKARENARKNGYLGAQFPWESADTGDEETPKWGEDYYGNKVRIWTGDKEYHITADIAFAIREYLRATDDWEFFLEYGAEIFFETARFWVSRAEYNKNKDRYEINDVIGPDEFHEHVNNNFYTNYLAKWNIIEALKYIKIIKEKFPESYEKISNKINLTESELIKWEEISNKIFIPWYKNTHLIEQFEGYFNLEDKIITNYNNKNMPEWPKNVDLSKLNNYQLIKQADVLMLMHLLPEEFDFETKKINFEYYEKRTMHKSSLSPSMYAIMGLAVGDHSKAYEYFLRTALVDLDDNQGNTALGLHAASSGGTWQAAIFGFGGMYIDKKENLNFKPWLPPHWKSMEFNIYYKNNLFNIKITQNNLKIKNISQ
- a CDS encoding carbohydrate ABC transporter permease codes for the protein MKSKIKLARTISYIILISYALISLFPFFWAFLVSITPLNGIDPNTGERFGIDIMQWPPNINLFKIPPKVFGVNATLKNYIKIFEVVPLYGRWILNTIFYAGALTIGHLILDTLGGYAFAKLHFPFKNFWFSLFLATMMIPFQVIMIPQYNLMVKFGLVNTYSGLILPKLTGVFGLFLMRQFFLNFPKELEEAARIDGAGIIKTFFTIVIPNAKPAMSALAIYTFLGAWNDFMWPLIITSDKTMYTLTMGLNFFKTSYYTFWQYMMAASILMTIPMIIIFLSFQNQFIESGKSSAIKG
- a CDS encoding glycosidase, producing MDLKLKRHPLNPLFSPNPNHLWESRFVFNPAVVYDGELFHMLYRAQGEDMVSRMGYAVSTDGIHFNRMEKPVFEPEDITEMYGVEDPRLTYINGKYYMCYTAYSPTNISVAMASTTNFFNWERHGIVLPESPNKDAAILPEKINGKYVMFHRIEPDIWLAFSDDMIHWGDYVSIAKPREGYWDDVKIGIAGPPIKTEYGWLLLYHGVQNAPRLIYRLGFMLLDLNDPTKVLKRTEKPVLEPEEPWEKFGGVPMVVFSDAIVEYKDQYYIYYGAADNYIALATISKEEVYKWIKE
- a CDS encoding beta-phosphoglucomutase family hydrolase codes for the protein MLEAVIFDMDGVITDTVPLHFKAWKKMFEKYGYYFDFKIYKEKVDGKPRMKGISSVAINADEEILTTMSEEKQNYFLEYVEKNPPEIFTDTWNFIKELKNNKIKIAVASSSKNTKKILDSLGIYNIFDTVVTGYDFVNGKPNPEIFLIAANRLNVSPENCIVIEDAIEGINAGINAKMFTIGVARHNNYNELSHANLVVKSLNEINLDILTDIFRRRKNDPIR
- a CDS encoding carbohydrate ABC transporter permease; this encodes MQLKWKSKEAIVGYLFASPIILTIIIFTIYPIFAAFYYSFTDYNPLNARNLEVTFNPQETLEFHLGFFQNEVSSINEIKDYFNLISFIKSDVGINLDNEKENIIKNYFDTKKLLQDFVDGKLNKEIKISDLMDLYLKRGSSKFKKYIPNFLGLENFKKMFKDQYFIISLFNTFFYSIIVVPVQTFLAIVLAVATNSKIKGVKFFKATFFIPAITSSAAISMIFWMIYSRPGILNRFLSIFGFQPIAWLENPNTALPAIMVMNIWTTAGYFMVTFLAGLQDIPTSIYEAAKIDGATSSIIFWKITVPMLKPQILFVMIMGTIGCMQVFDQIYFLIKNMRNITISYYIYKNAFEYGNMGYASALALILFAIILFITILQRKFIKEEY